The Engystomops pustulosus chromosome 4, aEngPut4.maternal, whole genome shotgun sequence genome contains a region encoding:
- the TNFSF14 gene encoding tumor necrosis factor ligand superfamily member 14, producing the protein MDGHGRPPMSIFTVDDYVPFPPQIRRKPGKGRLLLQISLLVFALLALCGAASEIYFLMKVESRLSATQDLIEENAGAQKMLSRQGFRDGTPSAHVTGLSVKDTSPSSPLQWEHKLGLAFLHKVEYNNGSLVCPKTGLYFIYSKLQLRLASCSKDLENPFFSHRVIRRSSSVDIPLIEDLRRFCDTQGSSIWRGNSFIGGSFMLAKDDKVYVSMSQKHLIRAQEDTMTFFGMFMIWTTP; encoded by the exons ATGGACGGGCATGGCCGACCTCCCATGTCCATCTTCACGGTGGATGACTATGTCCCATTCCCACCGCAGATCAGAAGGAAACCTGGGAAGGGACGTCTGCTGCTGCAGATTTCCCTGCTTGTGTTTGCTCTTCTGGCATTGTGTGGAGCAGCATCCGAAATCTACTTCTTAATGAAGGTGGAGTCCAGATTAAGTGCAACTCAAGATTTG ATAGAAGAAAATGCTGGTGCACAGAAAATGTTATCCAGACAAG GGTTTCGAGATGGAACTCCTTCTGCTCATGTCACCG GTCTCAGCGTTAAAGACACCTCTCCAAGTTCTCCTCTTCAGTGGGAGCATAAACTAGGCCTGGCCTTTCTTCACAAGGTTGAGTATAACAATGGGTCTCTCGTGTGCCCAAAGACCGGATTATATTTCATATACTCTAAACTACAACTGAGGTTAGCGTCATGTTCAAAGGACCTCGAAAATCCATTCTTCAGCCATCGGGTAATCAGAAGGAGCTCATCTGTGGACATTCCCTTGATAGAGGACCTAAGAAGATTTTGTGACACACAAGGATCCTCGATATGGAGAGGAAACAGCTTCATAGGTGGCAGCTTCATGTTAGCAAAGGATGATAAAGTATATGTCAGCATGTCACAGAAACATCTCATAAGGGCCCAGGAGGACACCATGACTTTCTTTGGGATGTTCATGATTTGGACGACCCCTTAA